In one Oryza glaberrima chromosome 2, OglaRS2, whole genome shotgun sequence genomic region, the following are encoded:
- the LOC127764390 gene encoding uncharacterized protein LOC127764390 yields the protein MAARCRGEEAKLDCDFVARSTMAAMRRLAAASLTPPRIPRLLRFRPPYRAPPAFLTWSTPHRRPRPHAADPTPIYLPAIEKIEKMKTVSSLTKDALKVLQEAGDKAKTHLRIMHDQYIEEVPIMEGLMQNGWLHFVCYIVPVSLPSFVLVVGTRVVNIINERSHSHLEEGIKIPFQDLENK from the exons ATGGCGGCGAGGTGCCGAGGTGAGGAAGCGAAGCTCGATTGCGACTTTGTTGCGAGGTCTACCATGGCGGCGATGCGTCGTTTGGCTGCTGCTTCCCTGACGCCGCCGCGGATCCCTCGTCTTCTCCGTTTCCGACCCCCCTATCGAGCGCCCCCTGCTTTCTTGACGTGGAGTActcctcatcgtcgtcctcgtccccACGCCGCCGATCCCACGCCCATCTATCTGCCG GCTATTGAAAAGATTGAGAAGATGAAGACGGTTTCTTCTCTGACCAAGGATGCCTTGAAGGTTCTTCAAGAGGCTGGGGACAAGGCCAAGACGCATCTCAGGATCATGCACGACCAGTACATTGAGGA GGTTCCAATAATGGAAGGACTTATGCAAAATGGCTGGCTACATTTTGTGTGTTACATTGTTCCTGTTTCTCTGCCTTCTTTTGTTCTGGTTGTCGGTACTAGAGTTGTCAACATAATCAACGAACGTTCTCATTCTCATTTGGAGGAAGGCATAAAGATTCCATTTCAGGACTTGGAAAACAAGTAA
- the LOC127761942 gene encoding light-harvesting complex-like protein 3 isotype 2, chloroplastic encodes MAMATSTFSPPASQLSLTRRRLHPGPDLLTLSSPRLRAGLRLARAAAGEAPVETVEAPPSKPEAEPSPAASNGAAVKAEKPAAAAAAPPLPKFRDSRWVNGTWDLRQFEKGGAVDWDAVIDAEARRRKWLEDCPEATSPDEAVVFDTSIIPWWAWMKRFHLPEAEKLNGRAAMIGFFMAYFVDSLTGVGLVDQMGNFFCKTLLFVAVAGVLLVRKNEDIETVKKLIDETTFYDKQWQATWQDESPSQPKK; translated from the exons ATGGCCATGGCGACCTCCACCTTCTCCCCCCCGGCCTCGCAGCTCTccctcacccgccgccgcctccacccggGCCCCGACCTCCTCACCCtctcctccccgcgcctccgcgccggcctccgcctcgcccgcgccgccgccggggaggcccCCGTGGAGACTGTCGAGGCGCCGCCGAGCAAGCCGGAGGCCGAGCCGTCCCCCGCTGCGTCCAACGGGGCCGCCGTCAAGGCcgagaagccggcggcggcggcggcggcgcccccgctGCCCAAGTTCCGGGACTCGAGGTGGGTCAACGGGACGTGGGACCTCAGGCAGTTCGAGAAGGGCGGCGCCGTCGACTGGGACGCCGTCATAGACGCCG AGGCCAGGAGAAGGAAATGGCTTGAAGATTGTCCAGAGGCAACTAGCCCTGACGAGGCCGTTGTCTTCGATACTTCAATCATACCGTGGTGGGCATGGATGAAGCGTTTCCATCTCCCTGAAGCCGAGAAGCTAAATG GCCGTGCTGCCATGATTGGCTTCTTCATGGCATACTTTGTTGATAGCTTGACCGGCGTGGGGCTTGTCGACCAGATGGGCAACTTCTTCTGCAAAACCCTACTGTTTGTTGCTGTGGCTGGTGTGCTGCTGGTCAGGAAAAACGAGGACATAGAGACGGTGAAGAAGCTCATCGATGAGACGACGTTCTACGACAAGCAATGGCAGGCAACCTGGCAAGATGAGTCCCCTTCTCAGCCCAAGAAATAG
- the LOC127761940 gene encoding probable alkaline/neutral invertase F: MVLYADPPPPIKPPEIKIKELANKSTYESSMMEQKTRLHAIERHRSCEVSQAILSEVENRHQHQTLEPIKSPISGCSPSVESTADTNTVHRHTVADAAWEALKKSIVHFRGQPIGTVAAIDKSQGALNYDQVFMRDFVPSALAFLMKGEPTIVKNFLLETARLQLREKMVDLFKLGQGVMPASFKVHHCNSKHKTESLLADFGETAIGRVAPVDSGLWWIILLRAYTIWTRDNSLAESPECQRAMRLILKLCLSEGFDTSPALLCADGCSMIDRRMGIYGYPIDIQALFFMALRCAVTLLKEDHNDDFVYQISRRIKALSYHLHSYYWLDFQRLNEIYRYKTEEYSETALNKFNVIPESIPDWIFDFMPSRGGYFIGNVSPARMDFRWFCLGNSIAILSSLTTGEQAEAILDLVEERWEELIGEMPMKVCYPAMENQEWQIVTGCDPKNTRWSYHNGGSWPVLLWLLVAVSVKLGRPHIARRAVEVMEKRLVKDEFPEYYDGKAGRYVGKQARKFQTWSVAGYLVAKMLLDDPSNLRAVSLTDDSHIRSAPVLKRSNSFP; this comes from the exons ATGGTACTTTATGCTGATCCTCCTCCCCCAATAAAACCCCCTGAAATTAAAATCAAAGAACTAGCAAATAAGTCTACATATGAGTCCTCAATGATGGAGCAAAAGACAAGACTGCACGCCATTGAGCGCCACAGGTCGTGTGAAGTGAGTCAAGCAATCTTATCTGAGGTAGAAAATCGTCATCAACATCAAACGCTTGAGCCCATCAAAAGCCCAATATCTGGGTGTTCTCCTTCAGTAGAATCAACTGCAGACACCAACACAGTACACAGGCATACGGTTGCAGATGCTGCTTGGGAGGCCCTAAAGAAATCAATAGTTCACTTCAGAGGCCAGCCAATTGGAACTGTTGCTGCAATAGACAAGTCTCAGGGAGCACTCAACTATGACCAG GTTTTCATGAGGGATTTTGTTCCTAGTGCATTGGCTTTCTTGATGAAAGGAGAACCAACAATAGTGAAGAATTTCCTGTTAGAAACTGCTCGCCTTCAGTTAAGAGAGAAGATGGTTGACCTCTTTAAGCTTGGTCAGGGTGTGATGCCAGCTAGTTTCAAGGTGCACCACTGCAACTCTAAGCACAAAACTGAAAGCCTGCTTGCTGATTTTGGTGAAACTGCCATCGGAAGAGTTGCTCCTGTGGACTCTGGCTTATGGTGGATTATTCTTCTTCGTGCTTACACCATATGGACAAGGGACAATTCTCTGGCTGAAAGTCCTGAATGCCAAAGGGCAATGCGCCTTATTCTCAAATTGTGTCTCTCTGAAGGGTTTGATACATCTCCAGCTTTGCTTTGTGCTGATGGCTGTTCCATGATTGACCGAAGAATG GGTATATATGGCTATCCGATTGATATCCAGGCTCTGTTTTTCATGGCTCTGAGATGTGCCGTTACTTTGTTGAAAGAAGATCACAACGACGACTTTGTGTACCAAATATCAAGGAGAATCAAAGCTTTGAGCTACCATCTGCACAGTTACTACTGGCTTGACTTCCAGAGGCTGAATGAGATATACCGCTACAAGACAGAGGAGTACTCAGAGACAGCCTTGAACAAGTTCAACGTGATACCAGAATCAATCCCTGACTGGATATTCGACTTCATGCCCAGCCGCGGCGGGTACTTCATCGGCAACGTCAGCCCTGCGAGGATGGACTTCCGCTGGTTCTGCCTGGGCAACTCCATCGCGATCCTCTCCTCGCTGACAACCGGAGAACAGGCTGAAGCAATCCTGGACCTTGTGGAGGAGCGCTGGGAGGAGCTCATCGGAGAGATGCCCATGAAGGTGTGTTACCCCGCGATGGAGAACCAGGAGTGGCAGATCGTCACCGGGTGCGACCCCAAGAACACCAGATGGAGCTACCACAACGGAGGATCATGGCCAG TGTTGCTGTGGCTGCTGGTGGCGGTGAGCGTGAAGCTGGGGCGGCCACACATCGCGAGGCGGGCGGTGGAGGTGATGGAGAAGCGGCTGGTGAAGGACGAGTTCCCGGAGTACTACGACGGGAAGGCCGGGAGGTACGTGGGGAAGCAAGCGCGCAAGTTCCAGACGTGGTCCGTGGCCGGCTACCTGGTCGCCAAGATGCTCCTCGACGACCCCTCCAACCTCCGCGCCGTCTCCCTCACCGACGACTCCCACATCCGCTCCGCCCCCGTCCTCAAGCGCAGCAACTCCTTCCCGTGA
- the LOC127761583 gene encoding uncharacterized protein LOC127761583 — MSSSSLLRSSGAVVRRALSAASSSSGHQHGRPSFRRAISAAATASARRGLAPPPTLPCRNLTAYSSCATHSSNKKDDKTDLKLKKHLQELEQMLDQIVSEHVKLHRLVHSSDRGYFERLLSEHGWPKCKPRDVFVWRCRLTTIFVASVMIGYMLPEIGYPS; from the exons atgtcgtcgtcgtctctgcTGCGCTCGTCGGGCGCCGTCGTCCGTCGCGCTCtctccgctgcctcctcctcctcgggacATCAACACGGGCGCCCTTCCTTCCGCCGTGCCATCTCAGCGGCAGCCACCGCGTCCGCCCGCCGCGGCCTTGCGCCGCCCCCAACCCTGCCGTGCCGCAACCTCACAGCGTATTCTTCCTGTGCGACACATAGCAGTAATAAAAAG GACGACAAGACTGATCTGAAGCTAAAAAAACACCTTCAAGAACTGGAGCAAATGCTTGACCAAATTGTCAGTGAACATGTGAAGCTGCACAGATTAGTGCACAGCTCTGACCGTGGCTATTTTGAGAG GCTTTTGAGCGAACATGGGTGGCCCAAATGCAAACCTCGTGATGTTTTTGTTTGGAGATGTAGGCTTACAACTATTTTTGTTGCATCTGTCATGATCGGTTACATGTTGCCTGAAATAGGATATCCGTCGTAA
- the LOC127761941 gene encoding general transcription and DNA repair factor IIH subunit TFB4, with translation MASSKLYSDEVSLAVVVVDTNPLFWATAALPFADFFAHLIHYVNSLLLLNHLNHVVVIAAGLSSCTYIFDSSDASASGAADVAATFAKASRKMDEFIAEDSRATSSNGSVADGNAASLLSGALSLALCYIQRVFRSGIRHPQPRILCLQGSPDGPEQYVAVMNSIFSAQRSMVPIDSCIVGTQDSAFLQQASYITGGVYLKPQELNGLFQYLAAVFATDLHSRTFLRLPKTLGVDFRASCFCHKKTIDMGYVCSVCLSIFCKYHKKCSTCGSEFNRVMPDLNSVPDQRQ, from the exons ATGGCCTCCTCCAAGCTCTACTCCG ATGAAGTcagcctcgccgtcgtcgtcgtcgacaccAACCCCTTGTTctgggccaccgccgccctccccttcgCCGACTTCTTCGCCCAT CTGATCCACTACGTGAACTCGCTCCTGCTTCTGAACCACCTCAACCATGTGGTCGTCATCGCCGCGGGGCTTAGCTCTTGCACCTACATCTTCGACTCGAGCGATGCTAGTGCCTCTGGTGCTGCAGACGTCGCGGCCACCTTCGCAAAGGCGAGCCGCAAGATGGATGAGTTCATTGCAGAAGACTCCCGTGCCACTAGCAGCAATGGTTCTGTTGCTGATGGCAATGCAGCCTCTCTTCTCTCAGGCGCACTGTCCCTTGCTCTGTGCT ATATACAGAGGGTTTTTCGGTCTGGTATTCGACATCCACAACCTCGG ATTTTATGCCTGCAGGGTTCTCCAGATGGACCTGAACA ATATGTAGCGGTCATGAACTCAATATTTTCTGCTCAACGTTCCATG GTCCCAATCGATTCATGCATAGTAGGAACCCAAGACTCTGCTTTCTTGCAACAG GCTTCATATATAACAGGTGGAGTTTATTTGAAACCCCAAGAACTAAATGGTCTATTTCAATACCTTGCT GCTGTATTTGCAACTGATTTACACTCAAGAACCTTTCTGCGCCTCCCCAAGACTCTGGGAGTGGATTTCCGTGCTTC ATGTTTCTGCCATAAGAAGACTATTGACATGGGATATGTTTGTTCAGTTTGTTTATCGATATTCTGCAAGTATCATAAGAAGTGTTCGACCTGTGG GTCAGAATTCAACCGTGTCATGCCCGACTTAAATTCTGTACCTGATCAAAGGCAGTAG
- the LOC127764607 gene encoding uncharacterized protein LOC127764607, with product MASTLRRAAVLRRAVSFAAPSPAVRRAARLPIAPRRPFSQPSAASGDQPPKSALDKLNPLFEEVMRKGVCSMDQYMTLEIVKSIQHARIEFNREEMRKSWMVCYVVIFGGLIGYVIRKRKMTEQDGKAGSLERKRL from the exons ATGGCTTCCACGCTGCGGCGCGCGGCCGTCCTCCGCCGTGCCGTCTCCTTCGcagcgccgtctcccgccgtccgccgcgccgcccggctCCCgatcgcgccgcgccgccccttcTCGCAGCCGTCTGCAGCGTCAGGTGATCAGCCTCCCAAGTCTGCACTTGACAAG TTGAATCCATTATTTGAGGAGGTCATGAGAAAAGGAGTTTGTTCGATGGATCAATATATGACACTGGAAATTGTCAAAAG CATCCAACATGCTCGTATAGAGTTCAATCGAGAGGAAATGCGGAAGTCCTGGATGGTCTGTTATGTGGTAATATTTGGTGGACTTATTGGATACGTgattagaaaaaggaaaatgactGAGCAGGATGGGAAGGCTGGAAGCCTGGAACGCAAGAGATTATGA
- the LOC127763822 gene encoding 65-kDa microtubule-associated protein 3-like, producing the protein MVSLKLRAILFPFQMEPRREMLLQELGEMWDQIGEAEEDRREMLHALEEDCLNVYRVKVAQVKQYRAQLQREIADSVAEVAAICATIGEPSTTVHIACSSLQSTGNLKEELGSITPELEEMRRRREERRRKFSEVTELINRIEQEMKPSKQLHLTMDNSDLTIRRLEELRAYLQDLQLEKDSRVRKMTELMGSLHSSSLVLGMDFRETNLHHDDEGDISDDAIARLVSEIGRLREIKRNRMQKLQDLLATMLDLWNLMDTPSEEQKRFQSVACNIAASEDEITERDALSMEFINNVEAEVVRLERLKECRMKDLVLKKYDELNEIRRRAHVPVENEDDAMMMFDAIDSDAKRSLILERLEVQISEAKDEEFSRKDVLEKMEKWQAALEEESWLEEYNRNENRYNVGKGTHLVLKRAEKARALVSKMPAMAEALITKVFAWEKERGAKFEYDGDGLLDMLEEYNNTRKEKEQERKRQRDQRRMLGQGTGESPVVRPPPKNIKNVTRTLSMGGSSTGGKKASASVSSRPSTPSFLKSPMSARRSDEGQMLLSRAVEEDDLL; encoded by the exons ATGGTTTCACTGAAGCTGCGAGCCATCCTCTTCCCGTTCCAGATGGAGCCTCGCCGCGAGATGCTCCTGCAGGAGCTTGGG GAGATGTGGGACCAGATCGGGGAAGCGGAGGAGGATCGGCGAGAGATGCTGCACGCGCTGGAGGAGGATTGCCTCAACGTGTACAGGGTGAAGGTGGCGCAGGTGAAGCAGTACAGGGCACAGCTGCAACGGGAGATAGCCGACTCCGTCGCCGAGGTCGCCGCCATCTGCGCCACCATCGGCGAGCCATCCACCACCGTGCACATTGCGTGCTCCTCGCTGCAG AGCACAGGGAACCTCAAGGAGGAGCTCGGCTCGATCAcgccggagctggaggagatgaggaggaggagggaggagaggcggcggaaaTTCTCGGAGGTGACGGAGCTCATCAACAGGATCGAGCAGGAGATGAAGCCGAGCAAGCAGCTTCATCTCACCATGGACAACTCCGACCTCACCATCAGACGGCTTGAGGAGCTCAGAGCATACCTGCAAGATCTGCAGCTGGAGAAG GATAGTCGCGTCAGGAAGATGACAGAGCTGATGGGTTCTCTGCATTCCTCCTCCTTGGTTCTTGGCATGGATTTCAGAGAGACCAACCTTCATCATGATGATGAAGGAGACATCAGCGACGATGCAATTGCAAGATTAGTTTCCGAGATCGGGAGATTGAGAGAGATCAAACGGAACAGGATGCAGAAG CTGCAAGACCTCTTGGCCACCATGCTGGATCTGTGGAACCTGATGGACACGCCATCGGAGGAGCAGAAGAGGTTCCAGAGCGTGGCGTGCAACATCGCCGCGTCCGAGGACGAGATCACCGAACGGGATGCTCTCTCCATGGAATTCATCAACAAT GTGGAAGCAGAGGTGGTGAGGCTGGAGAGGCTCAAGGAGTGCAGGATGAAAGACCTTGTACTGAAGAAGTATGATGAGCTCAATGAGATACGACGGCGAGCGCATGTACCCGTCGAGAACGAAGACGATGCGATGATGATGTTCGACGCCATCGACAGTG ATGCCAAACGGTCTCTAATCCTGGAGCGGCTGGAAGTGCAGATCTCTGAGGCCAAAGATGAGGAGTTCAGCAGGAAGGATGTTCTTGAGAAGATGGAGAAATGGCAGGCTGCACTAGAAGAGGAATCTTGGCTTGAGGAGTACAACAGA AATGAGAACAGATACAATGTGGGCAAAGGGACTCATCTTGTGCTGAAGCGTGCCGAGAAAGCGCGTGCCTTGGTCAGCAAAATGCCAG CAATGGCAGAGGCCTTGATCACAAAGGTATTTGCttgggagaaggagaggggtgCCAAATTTGAGTACGATGGT GATGGTCTCCTGGACATGCTGGAGGAGTACAACAATACAAGGAAGGAGAAAGAGCAGGAGAGAAAGAGACAAAGG GATCAGAGAAGGATGCTGGGTCAGGGCACAGGGGAGTCGCCGGTGGTGAGGCCTCCGCCCAAGAACATCAAGAATGTAACGAGGACGTTGTCTATGGGTGGCAGTAGTACGGGCGGCAAGAAGGCGTCGGCATCGGTGTCGTCGAGGCCAAGCACTCCGAGCTTCCTCAAGTCACCTATGTCAGCACGAAGGAGTGACGAGGGACAAATGTTATTGTCACGCGCAGTTGAGGAAGATGATTTGTTATAG